Proteins from a genomic interval of Mycolicibacterium grossiae:
- a CDS encoding TetR/AcrR family transcriptional regulator yields the protein MKADPPPVVESPAAGRPRDPRIDAAILAATAELLAEIGYANLTMAAVADRAGTTKTALYRRWSSKAELVHEAAFPSAPTALTQPEGDVTADVRAMIEATRDVFVSPVVRAALPGLIADMADDADLNARVMARFVGLFEMVRVRLAHAIDRGEVHPDVLPERLIEIIGGATLLRLLLVPGGDLDDAWVDQTAAIVTHGVTA from the coding sequence ATGAAAGCAGACCCACCCCCGGTTGTCGAGAGTCCCGCCGCTGGACGTCCGCGCGACCCTCGCATCGACGCTGCCATACTGGCGGCCACCGCGGAGCTGCTCGCCGAGATCGGCTACGCCAACCTGACGATGGCCGCCGTCGCCGACCGCGCGGGCACCACCAAGACTGCGCTGTACCGACGGTGGTCGAGCAAGGCCGAGCTGGTGCACGAGGCGGCATTCCCCTCGGCGCCGACCGCGCTGACCCAACCCGAGGGCGACGTGACCGCCGACGTGCGCGCCATGATCGAGGCGACGCGCGACGTCTTCGTCAGCCCGGTGGTGCGGGCGGCGCTCCCCGGGTTGATCGCCGACATGGCCGACGACGCCGATTTGAACGCCCGGGTGATGGCGCGGTTCGTCGGCCTGTTCGAGATGGTGCGCGTCCGGCTGGCGCATGCCATCGACCGCGGCGAGGTGCACCCGGACGTCCTTCCGGAACGGCTCATCGAAATCATCGGCGGCGCAACGCTCCTGCGGCTGCTCCTGGTGCCCGGCGGCGATCTCGACGACGCGTGGGTCGACCAGACCGCGGCGATCGTCACCCACGGCGTCACGGCGTGA
- the nuoN gene encoding NADH-quinone oxidoreductase subunit NuoN, with product MTLAPPTVEYGLLAPLLLVFGAAVVGVLVEAFCPRGVRYRIQLAVTVVAQLAALIATVGVWIDLRGTDGRIAVMGSVAVDRPAVFLQGTILVIGVLSTLLMAERQSVRHAVAGAARARGLDAFTPQASAVPGSLAEKQSTAAGLVQTEVFPLTLFAVGGMMLFTGSEDLLTMFVALEVFSLPLYLMCGLARRRRLLSQEAALKYFLLGAFSSAFFLYGIALLYGYSGGLSLAGIAAAVDADTGNAGLALVGMGLLSVGVLFKVGAVPFHSWIPDVYQGAPTPVTAFMAAATKVAAFGATLRIVYVALPGMAADWRPLLWAVAILTMVVGTVTAVSQTDVKRMLAYSSVAHAGFILTGVIALNGNGLSATLFYLAAYGISTLGAFAVVSVVRTVDGDEETDMTRWAGLGRRHPLVGAVFSLFLLAFAGIPLTSGFVGKFAVFKAVAEGGAAPLVVVGVCASAVAAYFYVRVIVLMFFTDPPDDGPTVVVPSALSTATVTLSAAVTLGLGALPQPLLDLADAAGAFVR from the coding sequence GTGACCCTCGCGCCACCCACCGTCGAATACGGCCTCCTCGCACCGCTGCTCCTGGTGTTCGGCGCCGCCGTCGTCGGCGTCCTCGTCGAGGCGTTCTGCCCGCGCGGCGTGCGCTACCGCATTCAGCTGGCGGTGACGGTCGTCGCGCAGCTGGCCGCGCTCATCGCGACCGTCGGCGTCTGGATCGACCTGCGCGGCACGGACGGGCGCATCGCCGTGATGGGCTCGGTCGCCGTCGACCGGCCCGCGGTGTTCCTGCAGGGCACGATCCTGGTGATCGGCGTGCTGAGCACGCTGCTGATGGCCGAGCGGCAGTCGGTCCGGCACGCGGTGGCCGGCGCCGCGCGTGCCCGCGGTCTGGACGCCTTCACCCCGCAGGCGTCCGCGGTGCCGGGCAGCCTCGCCGAGAAGCAGTCCACCGCAGCGGGTCTGGTGCAGACCGAGGTGTTCCCGCTGACCCTCTTCGCCGTGGGCGGCATGATGCTATTCACCGGGTCCGAGGACCTGCTGACGATGTTCGTCGCCCTCGAGGTGTTCTCGCTGCCGCTGTACCTGATGTGCGGTCTCGCGCGGCGGCGCCGCCTGCTGTCCCAGGAGGCAGCGCTCAAGTACTTCCTGCTCGGCGCCTTTTCCTCGGCGTTCTTCCTCTACGGCATCGCCCTGCTGTACGGCTATTCGGGCGGCCTGAGCCTCGCGGGCATCGCCGCCGCCGTCGACGCAGACACCGGCAACGCCGGCCTCGCGCTGGTCGGCATGGGACTGCTGTCGGTCGGCGTCCTGTTCAAAGTCGGTGCCGTGCCGTTTCATTCGTGGATTCCCGACGTCTACCAGGGTGCGCCCACCCCGGTGACGGCGTTCATGGCGGCGGCCACCAAGGTCGCGGCCTTCGGTGCGACGCTACGCATCGTGTACGTGGCCCTGCCCGGGATGGCGGCCGATTGGCGGCCGCTGCTGTGGGCGGTGGCGATCCTGACGATGGTGGTCGGCACCGTCACCGCGGTGTCGCAGACCGACGTCAAGCGCATGCTCGCCTACTCCTCGGTGGCGCATGCCGGCTTCATCCTCACCGGCGTGATCGCCCTGAACGGCAACGGCCTGTCCGCCACGCTGTTCTACCTCGCCGCCTACGGCATCAGCACCCTGGGCGCCTTCGCCGTCGTCAGCGTCGTGCGCACCGTCGACGGCGACGAGGAGACCGACATGACGCGGTGGGCCGGCCTCGGCCGACGCCATCCGCTGGTCGGTGCGGTGTTCTCGCTGTTCCTGCTGGCATTCGCCGGCATTCCCCTCACCAGCGGCTTCGTCGGCAAGTTCGCGGTGTTCAAGGCCGTCGCCGAGGGCGGCGCGGCGCCGCTGGTGGTCGTCGGGGTGTGTGCGAGCGCCGTCGCCGCCTACTTCTACGTGCGGGTGATCGTGCTGATGTTCTTCACCGATCCACCCGACGACGGGCCGACCGTAGTCGTACCGAGCGCGCTCAGCACGGCCACCGTCACGCTCAGCGCCGCGGTCACCCTGGGCCTTGGCGCACTGCCGCAACCGCTGCTCGACCTGGCCGATGCCGCCGGAGCGTTCGTGCGCTAG
- a CDS encoding FAD-dependent oxidoreductase, giving the protein MTTDYDLVVIGFGKGGKTLAATLGRQGRRVAMIERSAEMYGGTCINVGCVPTKSMVFAAEEVSGTGPQPQAYAAAVRSTADLTSGLRGENFAMLDTIDGVDVLTGPASFVDPHTVAVATADGTVTVTGRTIVVGTGSEPTWPDLPGLRDDPRAVTSTELLAMPVLPRRLVVLGGGYVGLEFAAMFAGYGAEVTVLERHAAVLGREDDDVASCAADLLTRAGVALVTSAEVTRVDDGTVHYEVGGTAASVEADVILVALGRHPVTAGLALENAGITTRADGSIEVDEHLRTSQEHVFAVGDVNGGPQFTYVSLDDYRIVLSQLTGAGGRSVRDRRAVPYCLFMTPPLSRVGLTEREARATGRPVRVAALPVAAMATVPRARIVHQPGGMMKAVVDAETDEILGAALLSYDSHEVINTVALAMRHGVTASALRDEIYTHPSMTEAFNQLLGALHS; this is encoded by the coding sequence GTGACCACCGACTACGACCTCGTCGTCATCGGCTTCGGCAAGGGCGGCAAGACGCTCGCCGCCACGCTCGGGCGACAGGGCAGACGGGTCGCCATGATCGAACGCTCGGCCGAGATGTACGGCGGCACCTGCATCAACGTCGGCTGCGTCCCGACGAAGTCGATGGTCTTCGCCGCCGAGGAGGTCTCGGGGACCGGCCCGCAGCCGCAGGCCTACGCCGCGGCCGTGCGCAGCACCGCCGACCTCACCTCGGGTCTGCGAGGCGAGAACTTCGCCATGCTCGACACGATCGACGGCGTCGACGTGCTCACCGGCCCGGCGTCGTTCGTCGACCCGCACACCGTGGCCGTCGCCACCGCGGACGGCACGGTGACCGTGACCGGACGGACCATCGTCGTCGGCACCGGCTCGGAGCCCACCTGGCCGGACCTGCCGGGTCTGCGGGACGACCCGCGGGCGGTCACCAGCACCGAACTGCTCGCCATGCCCGTCCTGCCGCGGCGGCTGGTGGTCCTCGGCGGTGGCTACGTCGGCCTCGAATTCGCCGCCATGTTCGCCGGATACGGCGCAGAGGTGACCGTGCTGGAACGGCACGCCGCCGTGCTCGGCCGCGAGGACGACGACGTCGCGTCGTGTGCGGCCGACCTGCTCACCCGGGCGGGCGTCGCGCTGGTGACCTCGGCGGAGGTGACGCGCGTCGACGACGGCACCGTGCACTACGAGGTCGGTGGCACCGCGGCGTCGGTGGAGGCCGACGTGATCCTGGTGGCGCTGGGCCGGCACCCCGTCACCGCGGGACTGGCGCTCGAGAACGCGGGTATCACCACGCGTGCCGACGGGTCCATCGAGGTCGACGAGCATCTGCGCACCAGCCAGGAACACGTCTTCGCCGTCGGCGACGTCAACGGCGGCCCGCAGTTCACCTACGTCTCCCTCGACGACTACCGGATCGTGTTGAGCCAGTTGACCGGTGCGGGCGGCCGCAGCGTCCGCGACCGCCGCGCGGTCCCCTACTGCCTGTTCATGACGCCACCGCTGTCGCGGGTCGGGCTGACCGAGCGGGAGGCCCGTGCCACCGGCCGCCCGGTGAGGGTGGCCGCGCTCCCGGTGGCGGCGATGGCGACCGTGCCGCGCGCCCGCATCGTGCACCAGCCCGGGGGGATGATGAAGGCCGTGGTCGACGCCGAGACCGACGAGATCCTCGGCGCCGCACTCCTGAGCTACGACTCGCACGAGGTCATCAACACCGTCGCGCTGGCCATGCGGCACGGCGTGACGGCCTCGGCGCTGCGCGACGAGATCTACACCCACCCCTCGATGACCGAGGCGTTCAATCAACTGCTGGGCGCCCTGCACTCCTGA
- a CDS encoding phosphotransferase family protein, protein MTNDPAVEDVSRLQHSSRDVTTLPAVMSSWLSTVMPGGITPDVTVESGVDANGMSSETIILTGRWLDDGRPVEQRWVARVAPTAEDVPVFPTYRLDHQFEVIRQVGELTDVPVPRVRWLDDRGTVLGTPFFLMDHVDGIVPPDVMPYTFGDNWFADAPPERRRALQDATVEVLAKLHAIPDAAQRFGFLTDADPPGDTPLRRHFTWLQDWYAFAVPDSGRSPLVERALAWLEERFPTDVAAAPPVLAWGDSRIGNVLYEDFRPVAVLDWEMACVGPRELDVAWIVFAHMVFQELAGLAGLEGLPDVLREEDVRATYEALTGVTLSDLRWFYVYSGVIWCCVFMRTTARRVHFGEMAAPEDVESTFYHASLLKRLISGEDT, encoded by the coding sequence GTGACGAACGACCCGGCCGTCGAAGACGTCAGCCGCCTGCAGCACTCTTCCCGCGACGTCACCACGCTGCCCGCGGTGATGTCGTCGTGGCTGTCCACCGTGATGCCCGGCGGCATCACTCCCGACGTCACCGTCGAGAGCGGCGTCGACGCCAACGGCATGTCCTCGGAGACGATCATCCTCACCGGCCGGTGGCTCGACGACGGCCGACCGGTCGAGCAGCGCTGGGTGGCGCGGGTGGCACCCACGGCCGAGGACGTGCCGGTGTTCCCCACCTACCGGCTGGACCACCAGTTCGAGGTCATCCGACAGGTCGGCGAACTCACCGACGTGCCGGTGCCGCGCGTGCGCTGGCTCGACGACCGCGGCACCGTGCTCGGCACGCCGTTCTTCCTCATGGACCACGTCGACGGCATCGTGCCGCCCGACGTCATGCCCTACACCTTCGGCGACAACTGGTTCGCCGACGCCCCGCCCGAGCGTCGCCGCGCCCTGCAGGACGCCACCGTGGAGGTGCTGGCGAAGCTGCACGCGATTCCCGATGCGGCGCAGCGCTTCGGCTTCCTGACCGACGCCGACCCGCCCGGTGACACCCCGTTGCGCCGTCACTTCACCTGGCTGCAGGACTGGTACGCGTTCGCCGTGCCCGACAGCGGCCGGTCGCCGCTGGTCGAGCGCGCCCTGGCGTGGCTCGAGGAGCGCTTCCCGACCGACGTCGCCGCCGCCCCGCCGGTGCTGGCGTGGGGCGACTCGCGCATCGGCAACGTCCTCTACGAGGACTTCCGGCCGGTGGCGGTGCTGGACTGGGAGATGGCGTGCGTCGGTCCGCGTGAACTCGACGTTGCGTGGATCGTGTTCGCGCACATGGTCTTCCAGGAACTCGCGGGGCTGGCCGGACTGGAGGGCCTGCCGGACGTGCTGCGTGAGGAGGACGTCCGCGCGACGTACGAGGCGCTGACCGGCGTCACGCTGTCGGACCTGCGGTGGTTCTACGTCTACTCCGGGGTCATCTGGTGCTGCGTGTTCATGCGGACCACCGCGCGACGCGTGCACTTCGGCGAGATGGCTGCCCCCGAGGACGTCGAGTCGACGTTCTATCACGCCTCGCTGCTGAAGCGGCTGATCTCAGGAGAGGACACCTGA